GAGCTATACGGACATGCCGTTGCCGATGGCCGGCCCAACATTCGTGACTTCGGCCCCACGCCTGCCAGTTCGGGCGCGATGAAGCGCAATGTCGCGCGCAAGCAACAGGTGAAGGACACGAAGGAGCGGCGTAAGGCGAAGGAGAACGGTGCACAAGAGCCCGCGGGCCCACATGCCAACTCCCTGGATGAATACCGGGCCATCCTCAGCAAGGGCACTTTCTACGCCCGCAGCGCCGCGAAATACATCCGCGCCAACCATGCTTCCGAATACAACGCCTTCCCGCACCTGGGGCCTGTGGCCTTTCGTGCGGAGGTCACGGCCCAGGCGGGCTTCTCCCAACCGTCCAACTTCAATCCTGAATTCAGCGGTCAGCAGCAGCCCTACCGATGGCAGGCCCATCACCTCATTCCGGGTGAGGCCTTCTACACGGAGGACTCCAACGGCGTACCCATCTTCGACAAGCCGGACAACTTCAAAATCCTGCTGCAGACGCCCTACGACATCGACCACGGGCACAACCTGATCATCCTGCCGAGCGAAGCCTGGGCCGTTCCCGTGCACGCGCTGCTTCAGCATCCCAACAACCACAACAACTACACGATGGATGTCATGCAAGGGTTGAAGCGTATCGACTCGGGAATCGATACCCTTCGTGGTCAGGGCAAGCCCCATGAGGCCATTGTTGCCAACGTGTTCCAGGAGTTGAAGGACCTGGAGACCGAGCTCTGGGAGATTCTTCTTGAGGAATCACGAGCAGCTATTCGCGGTGCCGCCGAGGGGCATCGTTACGACGGACCCTGGTGCCGCTGGAAGACTCAGGGGGGCAGGGAGTACATCTGGCCGGCGCTCTGGTAGCGCGGAGAGGAGGGATGAATGAGCTTCTGGATATTGGGTGACCGTAACGACGGAGCCGTGCTCGATGCCTACCCGAGGAATGGCCCGGAAGGCTGGCGTTACCTGGAGTCCCATCGTCTTTCTCCCGAGTTTCCCACCGACGCAGCCATGGGTTTCTCGCCCAGCTTCCCGGACCGGCGAAAGGTCTATGATTTTGTCTCTAGCATCCTGGATATCCGCATTGTCTCGGAGAAGGTCCGGCGCATTGTCCTTGAGTTGGCGCCCGATGATGTGGAGTTCTTGCCTGTCACCTTGGTGGATCACCAGCGTGAGGTAGTCTCGCGCGAGCACTACATCATGAACGTGCTTGCCCGGCGGGAGGTCATTGACCTTGAGCGTTCGGATGTCCGGATGGGCTCCATTCTCAAGACAGAGATCGGTCGGGTGCGGAAGCTGGTGCTCAAGGAGAATCTGGAGCTGGGGGGGCCGAAGGTCTTCCGTCCCATGCATCTGCGCGTGAACACCATGATCGACGAGACCGTTTACGCGGCCCTGGCGGGGGCTGGCCTCACGGGGTGCAGTTTCTTTCCAGCCAATGGCTGGAACGGCAAGGTCACCTGATCACGGACCTTGTTGATTACCGGCGGAGCAGCAGGAGGCCGCACCGGGGTGAGCATGGAAATTGATTTCGCACTACTCCGTGAGAACGCAGGAGCGGCGGCGCCGGTCCTCATCGCGCACATCGATCCGGAGGGCGAGCGCGATTCCCTGGTGGAGCACATGCGCGAACTGTGCCGCTGCTTCGTCAACATCGCGGCCGCCACGCTCCTGCTGGAGGGCCGCTCCCAACCGTTCTTCCTCAATCTCTGCCGGGCGGCGGAGAACTGGCGCCGCCTCCTCGTCCACCTCGAGCGGAGGAAGCTGAAGCCGCCGCCTGCGTCCTGGGGGCTCACCCCACTGTCGGGTGTGATCGCGGCGGGTCATTGGAGCCTCGCGACGGAAGTAGCCGATCGGCTGTCCGTGCAATGGCAGAAAGAGGAGGAGTACGCAGTGGAGTTCGCCTGGGCCTCTTCGTTGGGGGCACTGGTGCTGCATGCTCAGCGCGGTGTGGACCCCAGCCCTCAGCTGGACAACCTGGGCCGCACTGCTCGAGAGAATTGCTGGCCCGCGCTCGCGCAGGCATTGGTGGAGGCGGATTCGCCCGCCTTCACGTCCGCGTTTTCAGACGCCCTGGCGGTGCATGAGGCCCGTACCGAGGCCCGGGCACGCAGCTTCACCACACGCGAGGACCACTTCGCTGCGCATCGTTATTTGTGGTTCGAAGGGCTGGCCCTACTTCAACTGGCCCGGAAACGCGGGCTCGACATTCCGAATGTGCGCTACCGCTACTGCCCCCCTCTGGCCCAGGTGCCGATGACGGAGCGCTATCTGGGTGACTGGGTCGCCCCCATTGGCGAGGCCATGGCCACCCGGGGCTGACAACGCGGAGCCGCTACAGCTTCTCCTCGCAGACGAGGCACTCGGGGTCCTCATCATCACCTTCCGAGGCGACGACGGGTCCCTGGATGACCGGGAAGGGCGGCGTGTTCTTGTCGTTGTGCAGCATCAGGTCCATGGCACGTGCCACGTTCTTGCCCTCGAACTTCACGTCGAAGGAGTAGTTGACGAACTCGGCCTTGCCCTTCGTCTTGCTGGAGGCCACACCGCCGCCCGCGGTCCCCGCCTCGTCGCCCGTGCTGGTGCTGAAGTTCGAGTCCTTCACGCACACCGGGTTGCCCTTCACCGACACATTCTTCGTGCCCTTGGCCGTGTCCGAGGACTGCGCGACATTGGGGTAGGGGATGGGCACGGGCCCTCCCGGGCTGGGCGTCTTGCACACGTCCGGGAAGGCCGAGGTGACGCCGCTACTGTCCTTGGTCACCACGGACATCTTGTTGACACCGACATTGACGGGCATGGCTGCTCCTCGCGCGAGGCCTCAGTCTATCGCGTCGGCGGTCCATGCCGCCAACCGGCCCCTCGTGGAGCCAGGGCAGGTCAGTCCGCCTTCGGACGGGACACGCCCTCCGCCGTGACACGGATGCCGCGCACGTCGTGGAGCCCCTCGTCCAGCAGCACGTGTCCCCGCCACAGCAGCAAGACCTGGTGTGCCTCCGTGTCGAGGATGACGGTGTCCAGGTGCATGTCGGGCGTCACGTCCTCGGCGCTCGCGCGCTCCACGGTGACGGTGGGGGCTCTCTGCCCGGGGAGCCGGAAGGTGAGCGAGCCCCTCGGCGAGACGTTGCTGAGGAGAACGGGTTCGTTCCCCTTCAGGTACCCGGGAGCAACGAGGCCCGGGGGGGCGGCATTGAAGAAGCGACGGTCGAAGTCCTTGGGCAGCAGCGGCTTGCGCGTCTTGTCCCAGGCCTCGTCGTAGGTGCCCGCGTACGCCGCGCGCGGCTGCCAGTGGGGCGAGGTGAAGCCGAAGCCCGTCGGTGGCACCTTCTGGCCGAACTCCCGCAGTGGATGTTCCGGGTCCTCCAGGTTGGGCAGTCGCAGCGCTTCCTCGAAGTGATGAGGGCTCACCCGGAAGCCGGTTCCCACGGGGTTGCGCGGCTCGAAGGAATGCTTCTTCGGATCCGGATCGCTCCGGTCCCAACCCCCGAAGGCCCGCTCCCAGGTGAGGGGCATGCGCTCGAAGGGCAGTGGCTTCGTCATGGCGACGCGGCCCATGCTCCGGAACCACGTGCGCTCTCCCACCACGCGGACGCTCTTCTTCAGCGGGCCTACCTGCATTGCCACCGTTGTCTCGGTGGTGCTCCTGGGCGCGTACGCATTGCCGATGAGCACCACGTCCGTGGCTGGCTTGATGAAGGCACACTCGGGCTCGTATTTGTCGCTGGACTCGCCCGGCTTGCCCCAGGACTCTCCGCCCCACTTCACCGGCACCTGCTCGGGAGCGAGCTCCAGCTTCGTGTCTCCGATGGAATAGGTGGCCTTCACCAACAGGAGGAGAAGCGGTCGCCCTTCTTCGTCCGCGAGGCCCATGAACTCGAAGACAAACGGCGTTTCGTTTTCGATGCTGGGGTGGCCCATAGGTGTGCAGGGAGCTCGCTGTAGCAGTGCCGCTGTCCCAGGAGCAGGCGTCCTGCCAGGGCCTGGGCTGGTACCCCGATGGTACGTCACAAACCCCTTCCTTGCCCTCTCTCCCGGTGGGGAACCCACCACTCACGAGAGAGGCGACACGCATGACTCCGGGCAACGACGGCACGAGCCACGGCCCTGCTTCGTGGCGGCAGCGCATCGGCTCCGGCACCTCGACCGCGGTTCGATTCCTTCTCGGCTACTCGCGCTCCAGGGCCTTTCTGGTGTCGAACCAGACCGACCGCCGTCTGAAGATCCGTCGTCCTGACAACACGGTCCTCATCCTCTCGCCACTCGAGAGCGCCAGGCGGGTGTCCGCTCGGGATGTCGAGGCATTCGACCTCCAGAGCCTGGTGCAGCGGGGAACCCTCTCCCTTCAGCCCGAGCCGAGCCCCTGGGTGCACCGGCTGGCCTTCCTCCAATCGCTCACGGGCAAGCTGTCCCTGCTGTCCTTCCTGACAGCGGCCTATTTCTTCCTCATCGACCTCTTCGAGGGACGCCGTGCCCGCATGTACCTGCTCATCGCGTTGGGGCTCTTGAGCGCCTCGCTCGTGGCGATGCTGCTGGTGGCCCGGCTGGGGAGCCACATGGGCGTGAGGCCTTCCTTCAGGCTCTGGGTCCGGGGGAAGGTCTACCCGGTCCTGCTCCTGCTCATCGGGGTCGGCATTCCAAGCCTCGTCATCCTCGCGTCGGAAGGTTTCATCGGCGATCTCCGCAAGGTGCTGGAGTCCGTGACGGAGTGGGTGAGGACCGGGGGCCAGGTGCTCCCCGAAGTGAGCTCCCAGGACCGGCTCCTCGTCGCCGGCCGCTTCCTCCAGTTGCTCTTCGTCAGCCTGCTCTCGCTGCTGCCCGCGGTGCTCTTCTTCGCCTTCGACCGGCAGCACCAGAGCACGCTCCGGGAGCGGTTCGTCGCCCACATCTTCCGGTTCGATTCAGCGGTCAAGACACGGCAGGACGTCCAGGCGCGCTACGGCAAGCAGATGGACGAGGCGTACGGCACCGAGGGCCGGGATGGCGCCATCCGCATCCTTCCCACGCGGCGCTCGCCGCTGCTCATCGCCACGCTGGTGCTGGCGCTCGGCTGGACGCTCACCATGTTGAACGGGGCGCCGCCGGCCGATGGAGATTCACCGGTGGACTTCCTGGGGTTCTTCCAGCCCCTGCAGTCCACGCTCCCCTTCGGCTTCCTCGGGGCGTATGCCTATGCGTTGACCACCACCTTCCGCAGCTATGCCCGGAGGGATCTCCAGCCGAAGGTCTACAGCCACATCACCACCCGCGTCTTCACGGTCATGGTCCTGGCCTGGGTGCTCGAGGAGAGCTGGTTGATCGTCCCGGGCTCCCAGGTGGACCAGCCGGCCCTGGCGCCCGCGCTGCACACGCTCGCCTTCTTGACGGGCATCATCCCCGAGACGGGGCTGGTCTTCATCGGCGAGGTCCTGCGCACCACCTTGCGGAGGATGAAGCGGTCCGCGAAGGAGCCGGGTCTCCAGCTCGTCGATCCCCACGAGCCCCTCACGAGCCTGGAGGGAATCGACATCTATGACCGGGCCCGTCTGCAGGACGAGGGCGTGACGAACGTCCAGGCCCTGGCGCGCCATGACGTGGTCGAGCTGATGCTCCAGACGCGTGTCCCGGCGCCGCGGCTGCTGGACTGGGTGGACCAGGCCATCCTCCACCTGCACTGCAACGTGGGCGGGCAGAGCGACGGCGGGCCCGATTCGTTGCTCCCGACCCTGCGCCGCTACGGCATCCGCACGGTGACGGATCTGCTGGAGGCCAGTGAGAAGGCCGAGAAGCGCGGGGAGCACGACAAACTCCTCGAGCTGCTGTCCGGCCCGGCGTCCAACGGGAGCATTCCCCGGCTGCGCGTCGTGCTCGATGCCATCCGGGACGAGGAATGGGTGGAGAACCTCCGCTGCTGGCACAAGACGCAGGCCGTCCGGGAGGAGCTGGTGGACGTCCTGGCGCCACCGTGGGAGCCGCGGCCCGAGCCTCGCGAGTCCACCTCCCGTGCCCCCCTCCCGGGCGCCCTCGGGCACAGACTCGGCGACGGAACGGGTGCGCCGACTGTTGCGTGAGGGCACGGGAGGGCATATCCGGGAACTCCCAGCAGCAGCGGAGGTTCCCGGATGGAGCGCGCGGACACGGTGGTGGGCCTCATCGAGCACGGTCGCGAGGGTGACCTCGCCATTGGAGCCCCGGGGCGGCCCGGGTTGACGCATGGAGGCCTGCGCGAGCTCGCCCGGCACACCGTCACGGCGTTGAACGGCATGGGGCTGGGGCGCGAGGACCGGGTGGCCCTGGTGTTGCCCAACGGGCCCGAGATGGCGGTGGCCTTCGTCACCTTCGCTTGCGGCACCACCACCGCGCCGCTCAACCCGTCCTACCGGGCGGAGGAGTTCGACTTCTACCTTTCCGACCTGAAGGCCCGGGCGCTCGTCCTGCTCGAGGGCATGGAGAGCCCGGCCCGCGCCGTGGCGGCCGCGCGAGGCATCCCTGTCATCGAGCTGGTCCCCGACGCGAACGGGCCCGCGGGCCGCTTCACGTTGAAGCCGGAGCGGCCGCTTTCTGGCACGCCGGCGCGGGCGGGGTTCGCCGAGGCGGGGGACGTGGCGCTCGTGCTCCACACCTCGGGGACGACGGCACGGCCGAAGATCGTCCCCCTGAGCCAGGCCAACGTCACGGCTTCCGCAGGCCACATCGGACAGACGCTGGCGCTGGGGCGCGAGGATGTCTGTCTCAACATCATGCCGCTGTTCCACATCCACGGGCTCATCGCGGCGGTGCTGGCGAGCCTGGCGGCGGGCGGCGCGGTGGTGTGCACGCCGGGCTTCAACGCGCTCAAGTTCTTCGGCTGGTTCGAGGAGGTGCGGCCGAGCTGGTACACGGCGGTGCCCACCATGCACCAGGCGATCCTCGGCCGCGCCAGCCGCAACACCGGGGTCATCCAGGCCGGGCGGTTGCGCTTCATCCGCTCGTCCTCGGCGTCGCTGCCGCCGCAGGTGATGGAAGAACTGGAGCAGGTGTTCGGCGTGCCGGTCCTCGAGAGCTACGGCATGACAGAGGCGTCGCACCAGATGGCGTCGAATCCGCTGCCGCCGCGGCCGCGCCACGCGGGCTCGGTGGGCATCGCCGCGGGGCCGGAGGTCGCCATCATGGACGAGGCCGGAAACCTGCTGCCGCCGGGGGCGCTCGGAGAGGTGGTCATCCGGGGCCGCAACGTCACGGCCGGCTACGAGAACAACCCCGAGGCCAACGCGAAGGCTTTCACGCGGGGCTGGTTCCGCACGGGAGACCAGGGAGTGCTCGACGAGGCGGGCTACCTGCGGCTCACCGGCCGGCTCAAGGAGATCATCAACCGGGGAGGCGAGAAGATCAGCCCGCTCGAGGTGGACACGGTGTTGATGGACCACCCGGCGGTGCAGCAGGTGGTGACGTTCGCCATGCCGCACCCGAAGCTGGGCGAGGAGGTCGCCGCCGCCGTGGTGCTGCGCGAGGGCGCGAGCGCAGGTGAGCGGGAGCTCCAGGACTTCGCCTCCGCGCGTCTGGCCGACTTCAAGGTGCCGAGGAAGATCGTCTTCCTCCCGGAGATTCCCAAGGGGGCGACGGGCAAGCTGCAGCGCATCGGGCTGGCCGAGCGGTTGGGGCTCACGCCGTGAAGATCGCCATCTTCGGAGCGGGAGCGATTGGCGGGTTCCTCGGCGTCCGGCTGCTTCAGGCGGGCGCGGACGTCACCTTCATCGCGCGGGGAGCGCATCTCGCGGCGATGCGGGAGAAGGGCGTCACGCTGCGCAGCGGCGGTGAGAGCGTCACCGTCCGGCCGCTGTGCACGGACGACCCGGCCACGGCGGGGCCGCAGGACTACGTGATCATCACGCTGAAGGCCCACTCGCTGCCATCGGCGGCGGCACAGATGGTTCCGCTGCTGGGGCCCCAGACGGCGATTGTCACGGGCATCAACGGCGTGCCGTACTGGTACTTCCACGGGCTCGAGGGGCCCTACCGGGACCGGCCGGTGGAGAGCGTGGACCCGGGAGGGAAGCTCTGGGAGACGCTGCACCCGTCGCGAGCGATTGGCGCGGTGCTCTACCCGGCGGCCGAGGTGGTGGAGCCCGGCGTCATCGAGCACACCTATGGGGATCGCATCACGCTGGGCGAGCCCGATGGAAGCAAGATCCCGCGTGTCGAGGCGCTGTCGAAGCTGTTGATTCGAGCGGGACTGAAGGCGCCGGTGCGGCCGCGCATCCGGGACGAGCTGTGGGTGAAGCTCTGGGGCAACCTGGCCTTCAATCCGCTCTCGGCGCTGACGGGGGCGACGTTGGATACGCTGGCGACCCGGGGAGACCTGCGGGCGGTGGCGCGGAGCATGATGGTCGAGGCCCAGGCGGTCGCCGAGGCCCTCGGGGTGCGCTTTCCCATCGACGTGGACAAGCGCATCCAGGGCGCGGCGGAGGTGGGCGCGCACAAGACGTCGATGCTGCAGGACCTGGAGCGTGGCCGGCCGATGGAGATCGACGCGCTGCTGGGGGCGGTGGTGGAGCTCGGCCAGCTCGTGGGCAAGCCGATGCCCGCGTGTGAGCTGGTGCTGACGCTGGTGCGCGAGCGCGCGCGGCAGGCGGGGTGCTATCCGGCCGCGAGCCCGTAGGGCAGTGGACCAGGCCCTGGCTCGTTGCCGCCTCACCCCTCACGCTCCGCATGCGCATGATGAGGGGAGAGCGGGCACGTTGGATTCATCTGTGCCCCTCGGAGTGTCGGCCATGCAGGACCATATCGTGCTCGTCCCCGGCTTCGGCGGATTCCATGCGCTCGGTTCGCTGCGCTACTACCATGGCGTGACCCAGGCGCTCGGGTTCACCCCCCTCGTCTTGCACTACTTCCCCAACCTCCCCACGGCGAGCGTTCAATCGCGGGCCCGGCAGCTGCGGCGGTGGCTCGGCGAGCTGCAGGAGCGGGGGGTGATCGGACGCAAGGACGACATCCATCTCGTGGGCCACTCGACGGGCGGACTCGACGTCCGGCAGCTCCTCATGAATTACCGGAATGATGAAGACACGCACGGGGCCAGCGAGGACGTGCTCGGGCAGATCCGCACCGTGCAATTCATCTCCACACCCCAGCATGGGACGAACCTGGCCCACCGCTTGAGAGGCCTCCGGATTCCCTCACGCGTCGCCCGGTTGCTGCCGCGCATGCTCTTCGAGACGACCCGTGCCCTCCGGGAAGTGGGCGTGAGTTTCCTCGGCCGGCGCCTCCGGCGCATGTTCCCTCCCAACAAGGGCTCGCCCGACTGGCTCGATGCCGCCATCCAGACGATGGTGGGCTTTGACTCCTCGAAGGATCCACTCGAACGGGCGCTCGCACGGGCCTCGTACTTCGAGACGCTCCGCTGGCTGCTCGACATCTCCACCGACATCGCCGCCCTCTCCGACCTGGATCCCGTGTGGACCCCGGGCTCGCCCGTGAGCCCGGCCCACCGGACGACAACGGACAGGGAACAGGACTTCTTCAAGCGGCGGGACATCCAGTGCGGCTCCATCGTGACCGTCGCGAAGCGCCCGGTGGCGGCGGCGGAGGTGGCACAAGGATTGTTCAAGCTCGTGTATGCGATGAATGCACGCCGCCCCTGTCGGGAACTGGGGCAAGCCCAATCCATCCCATGGTTGCTGGAGCCGGAGCGGGAGGCGCGAAGGCTGACACCGTCGGACAACGACGGCATCGTCAACAGCGTCTCCATGGTGTGGCCGGATGCGGAATCCAGCTTCGTGGTGGAGGCGGACCACGCGGACGTCATCGGCCATTTCCGCTATGCCGAGCCGCCCCCGCATGTGACTCAGCGCTTCTACCAGTACGATCTGCTGTGCTCGGGTTCGGACTTCGGTCCGGACGAGTTCGAGGCACTGTGGCGGAAGATCGCCGCCTTCACGCAGCACCGGACGTACCGCACGGGCCGCCCTCTCCCCTTCGAGCGAGACATCCACGGGCCCGACGTGTCATTGGACGAAGGCATGGGCGCGGAGCCGTGATTCAGCCGTTCCGGCGCCTCCGGAGCGCCGCCACGGCCAGTGCCAGCACGCCCACGCTCCAGCCCGGTGCCGAGCCGCATCCACAGGCCTCCGGCTCCATCACCTCGGGCACCGGTCCTGGAATCCCTCGCATGTCCGCGGTGCGTGCCATCCACAGGTGGCTCGTCACGGTGCGCGGGTGGCCGTTGATCCACACCTCCACGCGGAAACGGTCCTCACCGTGCTCGGGCGCGGTGACGTCCTGCTCCACCACGAAGTCCTCCGAGGTCACCTCCACGAGCGGCAATCGCACACCGTTGTGGACGAAGCGCACCTGATGGCCCCGAGCCCCGGTGACGCGGGCGCTCAGCCGGGCACTCGGGGCGAGCACGGTGTCCCCGGTGGGCGCCACGCTGCTCGTCAGGTCCACCATGGGATCCTCCGGGCCCTGGAGCTTCACCACGGTCCGGCTGTTCCGGATGCCCTCCAGCAGCGCGGCCACGCTCAACTCCCGCGCGTACACCAGTGTGGTGGGGTTGCCGATGGCGCTCTGGGTGAAGTCCAGGTCCACCCCGGCGCGATGGTCATCGCTGCCACCGAGCGCCGCGGTGTGGTGCCCCTGTGAGAGCAGCCAGTCCCAGTAGCCGAGCGCGCCCTCGGAGAAGAAGCGCCCCAGCTTCTCCCAGCCGCCGTTGGCCACCTCGATGGCGTCCACGCCGCCCGGGGGCACGGTGAGCTGCCACGCGCAGCCGATGCACAGGTCTCCCACGTCGTAGACGGGGTGGTTGATGGAGAAGAGCGCGCCCTGACCGCGGAAGGCGTCGATGGCCTCCTTCAGGGTGATGCCCTCGTTCACGCGCGGCGGCACATAGCCGGTGGCGCCAATGGCGTTCGCGTGGCCCGCATAGGTGGTGTACTCGATGCCCGGCACCAGCAGCAGCTCCGGGTGACGTGACTGGGCCTCCACGAGGAAGTCGAGCGTGGACGTGGTGTTGTGCTCGGTGAGGACGGCGAAGTCGAGCCCCTGGCTCCGCGCGAAGCGGGCGAGCTCCTCCAGTGGGGCCCTCGCATCACCGCTCTCGCGCGAGTGGACGTGGAAGTCGCCCGCGTACCAGCGCGGTTGCGCGGAGAGTGCGCCAGCGGGGTGGTAGGGCTGGCGCTCGGGCTGGGGCGCGAGCGTGGCCGCCGTGCGCAGGTGCACCTCGATGCGGTAGCGCGCGGGCGTCTTGCGGATCTTCGCCTTGCCCACCGTCACCTTCCACGTCCCCGGACGGAGGGGCCCGGCGAGGTACGAGCGTGACGCGGCCCGCTCGCCCACGACAGCGGGCTCCTCGTTGCCACCGCCGTAGCCGCGGAAGCCGTCCGGAGCCTCCAGCCCCCAGTCGAGGATGTTCTCGCTGGCGAGGTCGTCATGGCGGACCTCCAGCTCCACGGTTCCCGGAGGCACCTCGAAGGGGACATCGAAGAAGCCGCCGTCGGCGGGCACCTCTCCTTCCAGCACCAGCGGGCTGGCGGCGAGGGCGGACGTACAAGCGAGGAGGCAGGCGAGGAGCACGGGGGCGCAGCCTAGTCCATCCAACCGTGCGGCCGTCCGGGTGCCGCTCCGGGCAACCCTGGCCCGCGGGGCCTTGCACGCCTCGCCGGGCGGACCGGTGACTCCAGGCAGGCAGCCGTCGGAGTTCGGCAGGAGGGGCCAACCCGGGTGCGACACGGGATGCAGCCGGGCCCACGTGTGCACATCTCTACGCGGCGTGTCAGGAGGTGGATAGGCGTGAGCATGAGCACGGGACGCCGGGGCGCGGCGTGGAGGGTCCTCGTCTTGCTGGGCCTGGGGGTGCTCTCGGGCTGCAATCGCGAGAGCTCGCAGGCGCAGCAGCCCCAGGAGAAAGCACCGGTGGTGCTCGGGCCGGACGACGTGGTGCGGGTGGAGCCTCGGGAACTGGAGAGTGGGCCCGTCCTCTCCGGCACGCTCCAGGCCCGCCGCGCCGCCACCATGCGCGCCGAGGTCCAGGGCGCCGTCATGGAGATGGTCGTCGAGCAGGGCCAGAAGGTGAAGAAGGGCCAGCTGCTCGCGCGCATCGAGGACGCCTCGTCGCAGGACCAGTTGATCGCCGCGCGCACCGCGGTGCGGGTGGCGCGCAATGGCC
The sequence above is drawn from the Archangium gephyra genome and encodes:
- a CDS encoding AHH domain-containing protein, which codes for MTGTFKTLMQGSFELYGHAVADGRPNIRDFGPTPASSGAMKRNVARKQQVKDTKERRKAKENGAQEPAGPHANSLDEYRAILSKGTFYARSAAKYIRANHASEYNAFPHLGPVAFRAEVTAQAGFSQPSNFNPEFSGQQQPYRWQAHHLIPGEAFYTEDSNGVPIFDKPDNFKILLQTPYDIDHGHNLIILPSEAWAVPVHALLQHPNNHNNYTMDVMQGLKRIDSGIDTLRGQGKPHEAIVANVFQELKDLETELWEILLEESRAAIRGAAEGHRYDGPWCRWKTQGGREYIWPALW
- a CDS encoding imm11 family protein, with amino-acid sequence MSFWILGDRNDGAVLDAYPRNGPEGWRYLESHRLSPEFPTDAAMGFSPSFPDRRKVYDFVSSILDIRIVSEKVRRIVLELAPDDVEFLPVTLVDHQREVVSREHYIMNVLARREVIDLERSDVRMGSILKTEIGRVRKLVLKENLELGGPKVFRPMHLRVNTMIDETVYAALAGAGLTGCSFFPANGWNGKVT
- a CDS encoding DUF4150 domain-containing protein, which codes for MPVNVGVNKMSVVTKDSSGVTSAFPDVCKTPSPGGPVPIPYPNVAQSSDTAKGTKNVSVKGNPVCVKDSNFSTSTGDEAGTAGGGVASSKTKGKAEFVNYSFDVKFEGKNVARAMDLMLHNDKNTPPFPVIQGPVVASEGDDEDPECLVCEEKL
- a CDS encoding DUF2169 domain-containing protein — encoded protein: MGLADEEGRPLLLLLVKATYSIGDTKLELAPEQVPVKWGGESWGKPGESSDKYEPECAFIKPATDVVLIGNAYAPRSTTETTVAMQVGPLKKSVRVVGERTWFRSMGRVAMTKPLPFERMPLTWERAFGGWDRSDPDPKKHSFEPRNPVGTGFRVSPHHFEEALRLPNLEDPEHPLREFGQKVPPTGFGFTSPHWQPRAAYAGTYDEAWDKTRKPLLPKDFDRRFFNAAPPGLVAPGYLKGNEPVLLSNVSPRGSLTFRLPGQRAPTVTVERASAEDVTPDMHLDTVILDTEAHQVLLLWRGHVLLDEGLHDVRGIRVTAEGVSRPKAD
- a CDS encoding acyl--CoA ligase; amino-acid sequence: MERADTVVGLIEHGREGDLAIGAPGRPGLTHGGLRELARHTVTALNGMGLGREDRVALVLPNGPEMAVAFVTFACGTTTAPLNPSYRAEEFDFYLSDLKARALVLLEGMESPARAVAAARGIPVIELVPDANGPAGRFTLKPERPLSGTPARAGFAEAGDVALVLHTSGTTARPKIVPLSQANVTASAGHIGQTLALGREDVCLNIMPLFHIHGLIAAVLASLAAGGAVVCTPGFNALKFFGWFEEVRPSWYTAVPTMHQAILGRASRNTGVIQAGRLRFIRSSSASLPPQVMEELEQVFGVPVLESYGMTEASHQMASNPLPPRPRHAGSVGIAAGPEVAIMDEAGNLLPPGALGEVVIRGRNVTAGYENNPEANAKAFTRGWFRTGDQGVLDEAGYLRLTGRLKEIINRGGEKISPLEVDTVLMDHPAVQQVVTFAMPHPKLGEEVAAAVVLREGASAGERELQDFASARLADFKVPRKIVFLPEIPKGATGKLQRIGLAERLGLTP
- a CDS encoding 2-dehydropantoate 2-reductase gives rise to the protein MKIAIFGAGAIGGFLGVRLLQAGADVTFIARGAHLAAMREKGVTLRSGGESVTVRPLCTDDPATAGPQDYVIITLKAHSLPSAAAQMVPLLGPQTAIVTGINGVPYWYFHGLEGPYRDRPVESVDPGGKLWETLHPSRAIGAVLYPAAEVVEPGVIEHTYGDRITLGEPDGSKIPRVEALSKLLIRAGLKAPVRPRIRDELWVKLWGNLAFNPLSALTGATLDTLATRGDLRAVARSMMVEAQAVAEALGVRFPIDVDKRIQGAAEVGAHKTSMLQDLERGRPMEIDALLGAVVELGQLVGKPMPACELVLTLVRERARQAGCYPAASP
- a CDS encoding esterase/lipase family protein, with translation MQDHIVLVPGFGGFHALGSLRYYHGVTQALGFTPLVLHYFPNLPTASVQSRARQLRRWLGELQERGVIGRKDDIHLVGHSTGGLDVRQLLMNYRNDEDTHGASEDVLGQIRTVQFISTPQHGTNLAHRLRGLRIPSRVARLLPRMLFETTRALREVGVSFLGRRLRRMFPPNKGSPDWLDAAIQTMVGFDSSKDPLERALARASYFETLRWLLDISTDIAALSDLDPVWTPGSPVSPAHRTTTDREQDFFKRRDIQCGSIVTVAKRPVAAAEVAQGLFKLVYAMNARRPCRELGQAQSIPWLLEPEREARRLTPSDNDGIVNSVSMVWPDAESSFVVEADHADVIGHFRYAEPPPHVTQRFYQYDLLCSGSDFGPDEFEALWRKIAAFTQHRTYRTGRPLPFERDIHGPDVSLDEGMGAEP
- a CDS encoding CehA/McbA family metallohydrolase, encoding MLLACLLACTSALAASPLVLEGEVPADGGFFDVPFEVPPGTVELEVRHDDLASENILDWGLEAPDGFRGYGGGNEEPAVVGERAASRSYLAGPLRPGTWKVTVGKAKIRKTPARYRIEVHLRTAATLAPQPERQPYHPAGALSAQPRWYAGDFHVHSRESGDARAPLEELARFARSQGLDFAVLTEHNTTSTLDFLVEAQSRHPELLLVPGIEYTTYAGHANAIGATGYVPPRVNEGITLKEAIDAFRGQGALFSINHPVYDVGDLCIGCAWQLTVPPGGVDAIEVANGGWEKLGRFFSEGALGYWDWLLSQGHHTAALGGSDDHRAGVDLDFTQSAIGNPTTLVYARELSVAALLEGIRNSRTVVKLQGPEDPMVDLTSSVAPTGDTVLAPSARLSARVTGARGHQVRFVHNGVRLPLVEVTSEDFVVEQDVTAPEHGEDRFRVEVWINGHPRTVTSHLWMARTADMRGIPGPVPEVMEPEACGCGSAPGWSVGVLALAVAALRRRRNG